CATTTTTGAAATGCTGCTCTTGCTATTTTATTTTGGAGGAAGCGATCCGTCTTTTCTCATTTCTTTCACAACGGCTTGCATTATCGCATCAACGGTTTGCCCTAAATCGGTAACATATTGTGATTCTGTAGTTCCTGTCCAGATTAGTTTATTTTGTTTTAGCGAAAACACATTGGTTTCTACCATGTATGACGTAGTTTCTTGGTAATATCCAGGATCGTAAAAGTTTGGAGAATACATTCCGTACCAGTTTCCAAAACCATAACCGTACATTCCCGTATACATTCCGTCAAAACCGCCATAGTACATTCCTGTATAAGTGCCAGGAACATAATTAACTTCTTTTTCTTTGCTGACTAATCGCATACTGATTACGCCATCAAAATTTTCGTCTTGCAAAACTTTTAGTTTTTGTTCTTGTGTTAATTGTGAAGTTGCATTTAAGTATTGGTACGAAGTCTTAAATATAGGACTGCTGGCTGCAATTCTGTTTTCGGTAATTCGTCTCGAAGCTTCATCTTTGACCAAAGCTACAACCAAAACTTTTTTAAATTGTTCCTGAGTGATCGTCACATCAGGATCTCTCCAGCTGTTTACAATAGAAGTATTACTGCCACAACTTGAAAACGCTGCAATAGCGAAAAACAAAACGAAGTACTTTTTCATATTTTACAGTTAAATTGGTTATAAGTAAAAATAATTATAAAATGTTAATTATAAGTGTTTTGTGTAAAAATAAAAAAGCTTACTAGTTGTAAGCTTTTTTAATGCGGTCTAAATCTCGTTTAGTGTCTTGCTCTTTTAAAGATTCGCGTTTGTCATAGTTTTTCTTTCCTTTACAAAGGCCAATCTGTAATTTGGCTAAACCTTTTTCATTGGTAAACAATTTCAAAGGAATAATAGTAAGTCCTTTTGCCTGAACACTTTTATGTAGCGTTTTTAACTCTTTTTTGTTTAAAAGTAATTTTCGCTCACTTCTAGATTTATGATTGAATTGATTTCCAAAAGAATATTCTTCAATATAAGTATTAATGGCAAAAAGTTCCATACCACTGAATTCACAAAAACTTTCGGTAATGTTTGCTTTCCCTAAACGTATAGATTTAATTTCTGTTCCTGCCAAAACAATTCCAGCAGTGTACGTATCGATTATTTCGTAATCGAATCGTGCTCTTTTGTTTAATATATTGACTGATTTTATCATGGGTGCAAATGTAAGACAAAATTGAAAAATTTCATGAGGGCTAAGATAATTAAAGTTTTTTTTTAATCTATGATTTTAGTCAGTATTAAGCCAAAAGCTTACTCATAAGTTTGTCAAGTAATTAAAAATAAAATAAAAATGAAAAAGATTGTAACATTAGTGAGTATGGTATTAATCGGTCTAACTGCTAAAGCCCAAGATTCAACTCAAGGACTAAAAGGAGCATGGTTTGCAACCTCTCAATTCGGTTATCAACAAACTAAAACGGCAGATGATAAAAACACTACTTTATCTGTGCTGCCAATTGTTGGAACATTTGTAACACCATCTGTTGCTGTAGGTGCAGGAGTTGGTTTTATTAATATTAAAGCAGATTCTGATGCTGGAACTGCAGCAAAAACAAATCTATTTGTAGCGCAGCCTTTAGTTAGAAAATATTGGAATGTTGCGGGTTCACTTTATTTCTTTGGACAATTGGCAGTGCCTATTATTACTGGCAAAGAAAAAGAAAGTGAGTTAAAAGTAAATCAGGTTGGATTGTCTTTATCAGGCGGATTTGATTATTTCGTGACTAAGAATTTCTCTGTGGAGTTTTCTTATGATTTGGCAAACTTTACATCAACAACACTTGATCCTAAAACTGGAGACAAAACTACAGTTACCAATTTTGGTTTAGCGCATGTTGCAAATGTAGATCCTTTTTACAATACAGCTTTAGCGGGAAGTAACCCAAATTTGACTTCTCCTGTTTCTGTAGGTTTTAAATTTATATTCTAATTTATTCTTTATTTGATTAACGTGAAATTCTTTTAGTAATTTTACAAAAAAAAGACCGTACTATAAAATACGGTCTTTTTGATATTATTTAAAAAGTATAATATGCAAAATCAATCTAAAGATCCTCTTCACGGAATCACACTTCAAAAAATTGTCGAAACTTTAGTCAATTATTACGGGTTTGATACTTTAGGAGAATTAATTCCAATTAAGTGTTTTCAATCAAACCCTAGTGTGAAATCGAGTCTTACTTTTTTAAGAAAAACAGATTGGGCGCGTAAAAAAGTAGAAGATCTTTATATAAAAACGCTTCCTAAGCTCAGCTGATTCTTATAATTTGTAAGAGATCATAACACCTCCGCGATACGGAAGCCATTCGCCGCTTTTATTCCAGTGAACGGCCTTTTCATACCTTCCTGGTGTCCCATCGTTATAATATCCGTGATAAAATCCCTGATGCCATCCGCCGCCTACAAAAAAGTCAAGTAAAAATTTATCATTTAGTTTTAGGTTGTAACCAACTGTAGCACCGAGTCTGTAGCCAAAACCGTCTTCATATTTATTGCTATTCCAGTAATTCCATTTTTGCAATTCGTATTTGTCGGCTCCAATATGTCCTCCTACATAAAAACCGTTATATTTTTCTTTAAAATGGTAACGTACTTCTGGAGTAACAGTAATAAATTTCATTGGATTATGTCCGTTAAATGACTCCCAAAACGAAGCCATTACATCGGCACTAAAAGTAGTTTTTTCTCCTATACTGGTTTCAATGCCAATATTTGGGATAGCAAGCAAAGCAGTCGCTCCGTTAAATTTTACAAATGTCTGACTTTGTAATTGCATACAAAATAAAAGAACAAGTAGGACGGGTATTTTTTTCATAAAAATGTTTTCGATTCAAAACAAGCCATTTTAGCTGATTTCGAGCGCAAATATAACGTATAATGCTAGACAACAATTGCCTATAAGATTATTTTAACAAGAATAAAAATCTACTTTTCTAATAATGAATAAATTACCTTATCTAGAAATTTTCCTTCCCAAAATTCTGATTCTTTAAAATGAGCTTCTTTAACAAATCCACATTTTTGTAATACTTTTTCTGAAGCATAATTTTCTGGATCAATTACAGCTTCTATAGAGTGAAGTTTTAAATCTTCAAAACCAAATTTAATTAGTCGGTTTACAGCTTCTGGAATAATTCCTTTTCCATGATAATCAGCTGAAAGCATATAACCTATTTCTGCTCGATAATTTTCAGGTTGCAATCTGTAAAAACCAATAATTCCCAGTAATTTAGGATTACCTTTTAGTCTGATACTCCAATTTATTCCAGTATTATCGTCAATTTTATCATTGATTATTTTGATGTGTTCCAAGGCATCTTCATGATTTTTTGCTAAAGGCCTTGGAATAAATTTCATAATTTCAGGATTAGAACGCAGTTCAAAAACCTCCTGTACGTCTTTGTTATTAAGCCTATCTAGAAGTATACGTTCTGTTTCTATTACAGGAAATGGAGTAAAGTTAAAATCTAACATTTTCTTTGTTATAATGTTGTTATACTAAATTTTGCACTGAAATCTTTGTTTGCTTCCAATGTCAAAATCCCTTCTTTTTGGTATAAATCGCCTGTGTTTTCATCAGTGTCCGAATATCCAAGCCACGGTTCAATACAGATAAAAGGCGCATTTTCTTTTGTCCAGATTCCTAAACTTGGAAAATCATAGTAATCAACCTTTACATAAGGTTTTGAATTATTCAAAATAGTTAAAGATTTTGATTCTAATGTTTTAAAGATTAAAGCATCGTTTTTAAATAGCTCATAATTTAAAGAAACTAAATTATTTTTGGTTTCTAAAATTTTAGTTTTAGATGAAATCAAATCGTTTTCAAGAAGGTAATATTTTAAATTTTCCTCTTTTTCAAATTGAAGGGCATAATTTTCAAAATGATCAGGAAGAGCGATTGCTGGGTGCGCTCCAATAGAAAAAGGCATTTTTTCTTTTCCTTTATTAATGACTTTGTATTCAAGCTCCAATGCGTTTTCATTAAGCGTATAAATAAGCTGTAATTCAAACTCAAAAGGATATTTCTGCAATGTTTCTTCAGAAGATTGAAGAGAGAAAACGGCTTTGTTTTCAATCTTTTCGATCAATTCAAAATCTATGTCACGAGCAAAACCATGACGAGGCAGATGATATTCTTTTCCGTTGATTGTGTAAGCGTTATTTTTTAAAGTTCCTACAATTGGAAAAAGAACAGGAGAATGTTTGCCCCAAAAATCTGGATTGCCTTCCCATATATATTCGTTTTCTTGATTGTCTTTTAATGAAAATAATTCAGCTCCAGCATGTTTGATAGAAGCTTTTAATATTGAATTTGAAATAGTTGTAGTCACAATGTTAGATATAAAATGAATGTTTTTTTATAGAGATGTAAATATATTTTATAAAATTTAGTTTTTTAAGAAAAAGGCCTAAATTATTTTATTGATAAAATTTTGCTAAAATTGAATTTATGTTTTAAAATTTCTCTGTAAATAGCTTTTTTTTTCATTAATTTGCTACATAAACAGCTAAAAAATATGAAAAAGCAATCTGCAAAAGCCATTTTAACCGCGGCTTTATTTTTTGGGATTTCTTCAGTATGGGCGCAGCAAACCCCGTCAGCGACAGCAGCAAATCCGGTAAACAATTACAATTATCATGATGCCTTTGGTCCTCATTTTTACACCAAAAATGCTACGTCAACTCGTACTGCAAGTGGTGAGCCAGGAGTTGAGTATTGGCAGAATAGAGCCGATTATCAAATTACGGCAAAATTAAATGCAACTACAAACGAGATTGTAGGAACAGATGAGATTACCTATACGAATAATAGCCCTAATAAATTATCATTTCTTTGGCTGAATTTAGATCAGAACTTATTCAAAGAAGATTCTAGAGGAAACGCTGTTGTACCTTTGACAGGAAGCCGTAATGGAGCTCAAGGACAAGTTTTTGATGGCGGAAATAAAATTAAATCTGTAAAAGTAATTATTGGTGGAAAAACTAAAACAGAAACAGTTGCTAAATATATAATTACAGACACAAGAATGCAGATTTTCCTTCCACAAGAATTAGCTGCAAAAGGAGGCTCTGTAAAAGTTAAAATCGAATTTTCTTTCATCGCACCTTTCGAGGGGTCTGATAGAATGGGAGTTTTAGAAACAAAAAACGGAAAAATCTTTACAATTGCACAGTGGTATCCGCGTATGTGTGTGTACGATGATGTAAGAGGGTGGAATACGGCTCCGTATTTAGGTGCATCTGAGTTTTATTTGGAATATGGAGACTTTGATGTAAAACTTACAGTTCCTGGAAATCACTATGTTGTAGCTTCTGGAGAATTACTAAATGGTCAAGAAGTGTTTTCTGCTGAGCAATTAAAAAGATATAAAGACGCTTCAAACAGTGATAAAACAGTTATGATTCGTACTGCTGATGAAGTTAACGCAACAGCAAATAGCAACTCAGGAACTGAAAAAACATGGCATTATAAAATCAAAAATGCACGTGATTTTTCTTGGGCATCGTCTCCTGCTTTTATCTTAGATGGAGCTAAAATTAACCTTCCAAGCGGTAAAAAATCATTAGCATTATCTGCTTATCCAGTTGAAAGTGATGGGCAAGGTGCTTATGGACGCTCGACAGAATATGTGAAAGCTTCAATCGAACATTATTCTAAACAATGGTTCGAATATCCTTACCCGGCAGCCACAAACGTTGCAGGTAATGAAGGCGGTATGGAATATCCTGGAATTGTTTTTTGCGGATGGAAATCGAAAGGCCAAGATCTTTGGGGAGTAACAGATCACGAATTTGGTCATATCTGGTTCCCAATGATTGTAGGTTCAAACGAGAGATTATTCGCTTGGATGGATGAAGGATTTAATACTTTCATTAACTCATTAAGTACTGCTACATTCAATAATGGAGAGTACAAAGAACAGCCAACAGATTTACATCAAGAAGCAGAATCTTTCACTCGTCCTGATTTAGAAACGATTATGAGTTCTCCTGATAACATGAAAGAAAAGAATATTGGTATGTTGTGTTATTTCAAACCAAGTGCAGGTCTTGTCCTTTTAAGAGAACAGGTTTTAGGAAAAGAGCGTTTTGATACGGCTTTTAGAACTTATATTGAGCGTTGGGCTTACAAACACCCACAACCAGATGATTTCTTTAGATCAATGGAAAATGTTGCTGGTGAAGATTTAAGCTGGTTCTGGAGAAGCTGGTACGTAAACAATTGGAGATTCGATCAAGGAATCAACTCTATTAAATATGTAAAAAATGATCCTTCAAAAGGAGTAATTATTACAGTTGAGAATTTTGAAAAAATGCCAATGCCAATTGTTTTGGATGTAAAAACAAAAAGCGGAAAAGTAACGAGAGTTAATCTTCCAGTAGAAATCTGGCAGCGCAATAACAGCTGGTCTTTCAAACACAATTCAACAGAAGAAATTGAAACTATAACCCTTGATCCAGATCACGTTTTTCCAGATTATAATGAATCTAATAATGTTTGGACTGCAGGAAAAGGTATAGTAGAGAAAGCGGTTATAATAGATGGATACTTAGGTAATTACGTTACGGCTAAATCTCCTTTAACTATTAATTTGGTTGATAGAAATAGTGTTTTAACAGCTGAACTTCCAAATTATCCAAACTTTTCTTTAGATCCTGTTCCAAATGAAAAAGATACTTTTGAGTCGCCAAGAGCTGGATTAAAGTTTAAATTTAATGAAGCAAAAACTGGTTTCGATATGACTATTTTAGGAAATGGCCAAGTTATGCAATTTACAAGAAAGTAATTTTTTGTAAAATATTTAGAACCCGATAGTTAGAAATAATTATCGGGTTTTTGTTTTTATACATATTAACAAAACCTAAAAAAAATGTTAGAATTTTAATTTTTTGTTTTGTAAATAAAAAAAAGATGTACTTTTGCACCAATGAATAAAATAAGTTTACATATAACTTCTTTGTCACGGACAAACTCACCGATTACTTCTCCCGAAGTACGGACACTATCTCTATAGTGTTCACTGAGTTTTATAGCCGTATATTTATTCATATCCATTTTTCATTTTGAAATCACATAATTTGTCCATTGGACAAACGCATCCTAAAAGTATTTATTATTTTGTAAATTTTCTTAATCAATGTTTTGGTTTTGAGGGTGTTACTTATTTTATGCTTAATTTTATTGGATTCAATTCTGGATTTCAAGCGAATCAATATGCTTTAATTTTTAACTCTAACTTCAATAATTGAAATGAAGATCTCTATTGTTGTAACTCAAGAAGAA
The Flavobacterium humidisoli DNA segment above includes these coding regions:
- a CDS encoding GNAT family N-acetyltransferase; the protein is MLDFNFTPFPVIETERILLDRLNNKDVQEVFELRSNPEIMKFIPRPLAKNHEDALEHIKIINDKIDDNTGINWSIRLKGNPKLLGIIGFYRLQPENYRAEIGYMLSADYHGKGIIPEAVNRLIKFGFEDLKLHSIEAVIDPENYASEKVLQKCGFVKEAHFKESEFWEGKFLDKVIYSLLEK
- a CDS encoding aldose 1-epimerase family protein, with the translated sequence MTTTISNSILKASIKHAGAELFSLKDNQENEYIWEGNPDFWGKHSPVLFPIVGTLKNNAYTINGKEYHLPRHGFARDIDFELIEKIENKAVFSLQSSEETLQKYPFEFELQLIYTLNENALELEYKVINKGKEKMPFSIGAHPAIALPDHFENYALQFEKEENLKYYLLENDLISSKTKILETKNNLVSLNYELFKNDALIFKTLESKSLTILNNSKPYVKVDYYDFPSLGIWTKENAPFICIEPWLGYSDTDENTGDLYQKEGILTLEANKDFSAKFSITTL
- a CDS encoding porin family protein, with the translated sequence MKKIVTLVSMVLIGLTAKAQDSTQGLKGAWFATSQFGYQQTKTADDKNTTLSVLPIVGTFVTPSVAVGAGVGFINIKADSDAGTAAKTNLFVAQPLVRKYWNVAGSLYFFGQLAVPIITGKEKESELKVNQVGLSLSGGFDYFVTKNFSVEFSYDLANFTSTTLDPKTGDKTTVTNFGLAHVANVDPFYNTALAGSNPNLTSPVSVGFKFIF
- a CDS encoding DUF3575 domain-containing protein — translated: MKKIPVLLVLLFCMQLQSQTFVKFNGATALLAIPNIGIETSIGEKTTFSADVMASFWESFNGHNPMKFITVTPEVRYHFKEKYNGFYVGGHIGADKYELQKWNYWNSNKYEDGFGYRLGATVGYNLKLNDKFLLDFFVGGGWHQGFYHGYYNDGTPGRYEKAVHWNKSGEWLPYRGGVMISYKL
- a CDS encoding M1 family metallopeptidase; translated protein: MKKQSAKAILTAALFFGISSVWAQQTPSATAANPVNNYNYHDAFGPHFYTKNATSTRTASGEPGVEYWQNRADYQITAKLNATTNEIVGTDEITYTNNSPNKLSFLWLNLDQNLFKEDSRGNAVVPLTGSRNGAQGQVFDGGNKIKSVKVIIGGKTKTETVAKYIITDTRMQIFLPQELAAKGGSVKVKIEFSFIAPFEGSDRMGVLETKNGKIFTIAQWYPRMCVYDDVRGWNTAPYLGASEFYLEYGDFDVKLTVPGNHYVVASGELLNGQEVFSAEQLKRYKDASNSDKTVMIRTADEVNATANSNSGTEKTWHYKIKNARDFSWASSPAFILDGAKINLPSGKKSLALSAYPVESDGQGAYGRSTEYVKASIEHYSKQWFEYPYPAATNVAGNEGGMEYPGIVFCGWKSKGQDLWGVTDHEFGHIWFPMIVGSNERLFAWMDEGFNTFINSLSTATFNNGEYKEQPTDLHQEAESFTRPDLETIMSSPDNMKEKNIGMLCYFKPSAGLVLLREQVLGKERFDTAFRTYIERWAYKHPQPDDFFRSMENVAGEDLSWFWRSWYVNNWRFDQGINSIKYVKNDPSKGVIITVENFEKMPMPIVLDVKTKSGKVTRVNLPVEIWQRNNSWSFKHNSTEEIETITLDPDHVFPDYNESNNVWTAGKGIVEKAVIIDGYLGNYVTAKSPLTINLVDRNSVLTAELPNYPNFSLDPVPNEKDTFESPRAGLKFKFNEAKTGFDMTILGNGQVMQFTRK
- a CDS encoding VF530 family DNA-binding protein produces the protein MQNQSKDPLHGITLQKIVETLVNYYGFDTLGELIPIKCFQSNPSVKSSLTFLRKTDWARKKVEDLYIKTLPKLS
- the smpB gene encoding SsrA-binding protein SmpB, whose product is MIKSVNILNKRARFDYEIIDTYTAGIVLAGTEIKSIRLGKANITESFCEFSGMELFAINTYIEEYSFGNQFNHKSRSERKLLLNKKELKTLHKSVQAKGLTIIPLKLFTNEKGLAKLQIGLCKGKKNYDKRESLKEQDTKRDLDRIKKAYN